GGTTGATCGAGGAAGACCACCCTGCCCGAGCGATTTGGGAGTTGGTCGGGCGCTTGGATCTGCGCCGGTACTACGAGGGGATTAAGGTGATGGAGGGGGAAGCGGGGCGCTCGGCAACCGATCCACGGTTGCTGATCAGCGTGTGGGTGTACGCCTACAGCTGCGGGGTGAGCTCGGCACGCGAGATTTCCCGGCTGTGCGAGTACGAGCCTGGATT
The Candidatus Binatia bacterium genome window above contains:
- a CDS encoding IS5/IS1182 family transposase — translated: MSGSEGVCEGSPRLKPINRRQLLLRPVDVERLIEEDHPARAIWELVGRLDLRRYYEGIKVMEGEAGRSATDPRLLISVWVYAYSCGVSSAREISRLCEYEPG